Genomic DNA from Coffea arabica cultivar ET-39 chromosome 7e, Coffea Arabica ET-39 HiFi, whole genome shotgun sequence:
ATATGCTGCAGGCCTGACAAGCCTACTCCAAGGAAGCCTTCCATACTGCTTCCAAGCCTCGTGGAGACCTACCAATTCCCCTGGAACTGCTACAGAAAGCGCACCAGCAGCTTTAATCGTTTCATTTCCCGAGTACATATTCTGtacaaaaagcaaaagaaatggGCTTAAGATCAGATAATTCTCTATCTTCTGGctagccaaatttttcaaagagGAATAAATCATCAGGTCGATACATTGGACTTTTATGTACCTGGGAAGCTCTTTTTGGAGCGGTTTCTCTCATATCAAAAGCCTCAGCTTTCCCATCAGCTGATCGAACAATCAGAAATCCACCTCCACCAATGCCACTAGAGGCCGGGCTAACAACACCCAAGCAAAGGGCAGCAGCAACTGCTGCATCAACAGCATGACCTCCTTCGCGAAGAACATCTCTTCCAACTTTGGAGCATCGACCATCATCCGTGGCAACAACACCATGTTTTCCTCTTATCTGTTCCTTTCTCTTGGTTGTTGATGCCGTCTCGAGGCTTGAGCTCCAACTCAAAGGAGTCAGCAGCAAAAGCAACAGGGCTACAGATGCCAGCCATGGTGTGCATCTAGCTGAAAAATTCATGGGGGAGATGATCTCGCAAAAACTTCAAATGATGATCAAAATGCACATTTTTGGCCTAGCCATATTTCTCTAGCGCAAGTCAACTTCAGAGGAAAAATGCTGATAAGGCATCTTAACTGTAAACCATTAACTCTACTTTTGTTACATCCTTCCACTGGATTACAGGGAAATTTCCAGGAGCCATGTGTTTTCATGTGATCAACCAAACAGAACTTGTGGAAAAGGAAGAACAATACACAAATTTGATGTGGCACGGCTAAAAGTTGAGGCTGAGGACAGATTGCGGGATCGTAGAAAGTGGGAAGAGTTTATGACAACCTCAGTTGACCGTCTCTGTACCTCAACACGACTCTTTATGAATTGAACATTTGTGAAATTACCAATATAACCTAGTACCGAATAGAAGACGCGTCAATATGACCCAAGTGTGATATGGCAAAAGATAATTACCCTTTTCGTCCTTGACCTTTGTCTCTTGTTCTGATTTGGTCCTTGATATCTTTTATTTCACATCTAATACCTTGGGCACCGTTTGGATTGAAGGAAAgtaaaggaaaggaaatgagaGCATTCCAGTGGAAAAGAACAGAAAGGAGAGTAGAAGAAATCGGAGTTCATTTATCTTGCTTGGCTTAcggaaggaaaggaaaagaaactatcATGCGTTGTTTACATTTTTatctataatttaaaaattcaatttatgaatgcataatatatttttttagcaaattttaaaattgattaATCTTAATGTCCTTTCCCTCAACTTCCACTTACTTTTGGATGGAAAGCAGACTaacaaaaaataactaaatctTATCCCTCCCTTTCCCTCCCAatcctttcaattcttttctcaaaaacCAATCCAAACACCAAAAACCTTatctttccctttcctttccTCCCATTCCCTCAAAACAAACAGTGCCTAACGTATTGcgaatcttcttcttcttcttcttcttctttttttgtgttACTTACAATTTTGTAAAATGCTTATATTGCTACTTTTGGCACGTGTGCCTAATCCTGCCAATTGTTGCACACATATGAGGTGCAAAAGAATTTGAGGGAAATGAATGATTAATGAAGATATAATAGTTATAGAAGCAAAAGTTATAGTGCCATAAGAATGTGGTTTCCCTTATTGGACAGCACATcccaattttggaaaaaaaagatagaatagATAATGCATTTTTACTGTGTCATATATCGACTGATCCTGTCAAGTGTGGAATCCTAAAATATGGTACgtacaaatattaaaaaaaaaaaaaggaaaaaaaaagagcaccCAATACGAGAAGATTTCAAAGCACTTTACTCACATGTTATGACCATTTTGCAAAACTGCAAAAGATATGATGCAAAACCTTTCTTGATGAGCAAAGTGGAAGAGACTTGCTTGATGGTGCAATTCTAACTTATGATGCTCAATTGTACATTTATAGAAGCAAGAAACTTGGGGGGCATTTGGTAGAATTGATGCGacaattggaaaaataaaatctcCAAATTGCATTATAgtccaaaaaaaataattgctGTTAGGTACCATATTTTGTCATGTAACCAGCAGCAAAATTAAAGATGAGAATTGCCAGATAGTTACCTAAATTATCAGCAAAGAAATGcgactttgtttctttttgaagaCTCTTGTATTTGTCCTTTCAACTTCAGATGttattttccttcaatttcaTAATTCTTGGCCTGATTGCTGTCTCCTCTTGCTCAATCAAGCCATAAGAAATTCCCTTTCTGCCTTTTTGTGAGTTTAGCCATAAAAAATTCTTATCATGCTGTAGAAAAGAACACTAGAGGAGGCATAATATAGCAAACGACCTTTTATACTTGTCTTTTTGTGATATTAGTCTACATGTGCCCCTCAAGTAACATTAATTtgctctttttatttatttattttaaggcAAGCAACTTGTAATATTTGCTATGCTTGCTTTTAAATCTATTGCTATTTTGGACAAATGGATTGTTGTTTTACGAGATTGGTATTCTTTTAAAAATTGTCATAGTTTAGGAATATCCAGAAATAGGTTCAGAAACATCTAGGGATCAGTTCCTCGGTGCAAAAGTCTTTCCAATGAAAGACTCTGGTCAAGCCTTTTCATGTAATTTTGACATCCATTCTTTTAACGCCATGTTTGTAAGTTCTTAGTTTTAAAATTtgctccttaaaaaaaaaaaaaaagaaaagaaagctttgTTGTGTGCAAGTTTGTGCATCACAACTCAAGTTGAATGAAAATATCAAGTGCATGAGCTAAGTCCAATGGAAAAAATGCAAAGTACAATTAATAATTGGATCAAGCAATTGGCTGAATGAGAAACTCGTCCAACCATCTGCAATCTGCTAAGTCTTTACTGTTGATTGTGAATCCCTTTACGTCAGAGTACTGGAATCCGCCGTCTGAAGAGTTTGGGACAGCAATTTTCGAAGATTTGAATGTACCTTTATCCTGAACATCCTTCATTATCCAGACCTCATCCCCAAGCGGTGGAAACCAACAGGCTAAAGAAAGACAGCCCTGATATACCCCAAGCCGAGCAGTAGAAAAGTCGAGAGGATTGCTTTCCGGTAACAGAATCTCCTCAAACTTTTTCTCAACGTTGTTGAATTTGATCACTGAATATGCTGGTGCATCTTTACCGCAGTTAACTTTATACACAGGCCAATGCAGAATCCCATTGAATGCCGCAGGAATCTGAAAATCTTTGGTGCGGCTGATGCTCATAGGCGGCATGTTGGTCAGGTCAACTGACCTCCAAAAATTGCTCTTCGAACTATATATCTCGACTATACGGAACATGAAAATCTTGACAACTTTATAATCATCGTTACGCTGGTCGAAGAAGAATCCCAAAtctgtgaaatgttcaagagaTTTGCTATTGGGAAGTGCCCTGCGTTGATGCAATAAGGGATTCCAGAGGTATATTTTCTTGGGACTGGAGCAATTGCAAATCTTGTGAACACATA
This window encodes:
- the LOC113700560 gene encoding F-box/kelch-repeat protein At3g23880-like yields the protein MAAMIYGLYRRFGAKLLQNFLEWDCNVSVKGNIRAVLIELHCCSSSEKVTNFQDGDVKFSPNGAILDIFCRLPVKSLVRFSAVRKLWERGLFDSNKYSVISMEKSPKTNKNLPLLVCSKKSHKQSCSCHYALFEIERLRKISLFTTPFCLPDDYILAGCCNGILCVHKICNCSSPKKIYLWNPLLHQRRALPNSKSLEHFTDLGFFFDQRNDDYKVVKIFMFRIVEIYSSKSNFWRSVDLTNMPPMSISRTKDFQIPAAFNGILHWPVYKVNCGKDAPAYSVIKFNNVEKKFEEILLPESNPLDFSTARLGVYQGCLSLACWFPPLGDEVWIMKDVQDKGTFKSSKIAVPNSSDGGFQYSDVKGFTINSKDLADCRWLDEFLIQPIA